From Gemmatimonadaceae bacterium, the proteins below share one genomic window:
- a CDS encoding NAD(P)-dependent alcohol dehydrogenase, with the protein MRALVQSAFGPAADVLAVRTVDRPALSEGEVLVRVKAAGVGKGIWLITHGLPYIARPAYGFRTPKEPIAGLEFSGVVEAVSEGVTDLKRGDAVFGQGPGAFAEFVAVPATELARKPETVTHAQASIVPVSGLTALQAVRDAAGVTTGQRVLIVGASGAVGSFAVQVAKAHGAHVTGVASSRNLDRLRALGADEVIDYTREDITSRGTPFDVVIDIAGNRSVSSLRSVLTPTGSLVIVGGTGGRLTMGFGRTVGGMLTNPFVKHRIVGLLANPNQKDLALLAEHMAAGKLHPAAQEPVPLDRAAEAIESVGRGKGFGVVVIAP; encoded by the coding sequence GTGCGCGCACTCGTGCAGTCGGCGTTCGGACCAGCAGCGGATGTGCTGGCCGTGCGTACGGTCGACCGCCCCGCACTCAGCGAGGGTGAGGTTCTGGTGCGCGTGAAGGCTGCCGGTGTGGGCAAGGGAATCTGGCTGATCACGCACGGCTTGCCGTATATCGCACGCCCGGCCTACGGCTTTCGCACGCCCAAGGAGCCGATTGCCGGGCTCGAGTTCTCCGGTGTGGTAGAGGCTGTGAGCGAGGGCGTAACCGACCTCAAGCGTGGCGACGCCGTGTTCGGGCAGGGCCCAGGGGCCTTCGCGGAGTTTGTCGCCGTGCCCGCGACCGAGTTGGCGCGCAAGCCCGAGACCGTGACGCACGCGCAGGCGTCGATTGTGCCCGTGTCTGGTCTCACGGCCCTGCAGGCGGTCCGCGACGCCGCCGGTGTGACCACCGGTCAGCGCGTGCTCATTGTCGGGGCTTCGGGAGCGGTTGGCAGCTTTGCCGTGCAGGTGGCAAAGGCCCACGGTGCGCACGTGACCGGCGTCGCCAGCAGCAGGAACCTCGACCGCCTCCGTGCCCTCGGCGCGGACGAGGTCATCGACTACACGCGCGAGGACATCACCTCGCGTGGCACGCCATTCGACGTCGTCATCGACATCGCCGGCAATCGCAGCGTGTCCTCGCTGCGCAGTGTGCTCACGCCCACCGGAAGCCTCGTGATCGTGGGCGGCACCGGCGGACGCCTCACGATGGGATTCGGACGCACGGTTGGTGGAATGCTCACCAATCCCTTCGTAAAGCACCGGATCGTCGGGCTGCTTGCCAATCCGAACCAAAAGGACCTCGCCCTGCTCGCCGAGCATATGGCGGCCGGCAAGCTGCATCCTGCGGCGCAGGAGCCGGTGCCGCTGGATCGAGCTGCCGAGGCCATCGAGAGTGTCGGCCGCGGCAAAGGCTTTGGCGTCGTCGTGATTGCGCCCTGA
- a CDS encoding DUF4386 domain-containing protein produces the protein MTQPNIQRYARSIGALYVVLFVLGPMVFLFGKGAVLVPDDPAATAANVRAMGEGYRRGVGIEAAIFLIEVLLSGLLYVVFRPVNRGIALAASLARFGEAVVQGANVLPALLVITLAAGGAAVESFSPAQQDALIHLFQQANAGIVLVWGLFFGLHVVLLGSLVYGSGFLPRWLGVLLLLAGIGYLAQSLGVLLVPSSAAFLDGLVVVMAVPGELAFTLWLLVKGVNAEDWVARAA, from the coding sequence GTGACCCAACCGAACATCCAGCGCTACGCGCGCAGCATCGGCGCGCTCTATGTCGTGCTCTTCGTGCTCGGCCCGATGGTCTTCCTCTTCGGCAAGGGCGCAGTGCTGGTTCCCGATGATCCGGCCGCCACTGCTGCGAACGTGCGCGCGATGGGCGAGGGCTATCGACGCGGCGTCGGGATCGAGGCGGCGATCTTCCTGATCGAGGTCCTGCTCTCGGGACTCCTCTATGTCGTCTTCCGGCCGGTGAACCGCGGCATCGCCCTCGCGGCGTCGCTCGCGCGATTCGGCGAGGCCGTGGTCCAAGGCGCAAACGTCCTGCCCGCCCTGCTCGTGATCACGCTCGCAGCCGGCGGCGCCGCGGTCGAGTCCTTCAGTCCGGCACAGCAGGATGCACTGATCCACCTCTTCCAGCAGGCCAACGCCGGCATCGTACTCGTCTGGGGGCTGTTCTTCGGACTGCACGTCGTGCTGCTCGGGTCGCTGGTCTACGGGTCGGGCTTTCTGCCGCGCTGGCTGGGTGTGCTCTTGCTGCTGGCCGGGATCGGCTATCTCGCCCAGAGCCTCGGCGTACTGCTCGTCCCGTCAAGCGCGGCGTTCCTCGACGGACTGGTGGTTGTGATGGCCGTGCCCGGTGAGCTCGCATTCACGCTCTGGCTGCTGGTGAAGGGCGTCAACGCAGAGGACTGGGTGGCACGGGCGGCATAG
- a CDS encoding PAS domain-containing protein, producing the protein MLPNSTQQLDALDVGVVIQAADRRILYVNPRATVLLGLSVEEIQARTTDDARWDIVFSDGTPVPDDAHPGPRALASGEAVRNVLLGLKRPDPGERVWLLASATPLRDARGEVVQVVISFTDVSDVYRSFREHETTYQAVFGAMSEGVVVHAVDGAIQSANEAAQRALGLTLDQMTGRAATDPRWRLLNQDGTPLEPDAIPSEMVLRTGQPVGGRLLGVHRPSGALAWLLVGANPLREPGDERLRGVVATFADITEQRSTAVALESSRAQLLQVLDAVPGVVYQFLRHPDGSDSYPFVGGRTRELFGLSADELRRAPQQMFAQLGAEVRAELDARINAAVATGTAFEHELPISLPGRGLRWLKVQGQPAISSEGLLYTGVILDVTESHRLADALRRSQRRDAMGEMAAGIAHNFNNMLAVIIPNIEMAAADVGEETATYLREAERAAANAADLVRRMLNIVRAEPGDADSAADLVAAVREALHICRQTFDRSLRIEQVIDVDRAVVRCTPAELQQLVLNLCLNARDAMLDRPDPTLRVRIADAGSNRVRLEVQDCGRGMSPDVLRRLGEPFFTTKDPGKGTGLGVATVVATVVESGASWQVESEEDRGTTFRIDWPTVEAPSRERRSRPSPAATTLQGIALIVDDEPMVRAALARLVQRAGYHVETAASAEEGLALAERIRDAGLKVILLDLSMPGIPGAQALPMFRATAPRAPVIVLSGYVPDPAVLSGAAMALQKPVGYRALVDAIRQATGQLQA; encoded by the coding sequence ATGCTGCCCAACTCTACCCAACAGCTCGACGCGCTCGACGTAGGCGTCGTCATCCAGGCTGCCGACCGACGGATTCTCTACGTGAATCCCCGGGCGACGGTCCTGCTGGGTCTGTCCGTTGAGGAGATCCAGGCGCGCACGACGGACGATGCGCGTTGGGATATCGTGTTCTCCGACGGCACGCCAGTACCTGACGATGCGCATCCAGGCCCGCGTGCCCTCGCGAGCGGCGAGGCAGTCCGCAACGTCCTGCTCGGCCTGAAGCGCCCGGACCCCGGAGAACGCGTCTGGTTGCTGGCCTCGGCGACTCCCCTGCGCGACGCGCGCGGAGAGGTGGTGCAGGTCGTGATCAGCTTCACCGACGTCTCGGACGTGTATCGCAGTTTCCGCGAACACGAGACCACGTACCAAGCCGTGTTCGGCGCGATGTCCGAGGGCGTGGTCGTGCACGCCGTCGACGGCGCCATTCAGTCGGCCAATGAGGCGGCACAGCGCGCCCTGGGACTGACGCTCGACCAGATGACCGGTCGTGCCGCCACCGATCCGCGTTGGCGCCTGCTCAACCAAGATGGAACGCCGCTCGAGCCCGACGCGATTCCGTCCGAGATGGTGCTGCGCACTGGCCAGCCGGTGGGAGGGCGTCTCCTCGGCGTGCATCGGCCGAGTGGCGCGCTGGCCTGGCTGCTGGTTGGCGCGAATCCGCTGCGCGAACCCGGTGATGAACGGCTGCGCGGTGTGGTCGCCACCTTCGCCGACATCACCGAGCAGCGCTCCACCGCCGTGGCCCTGGAGTCCAGCCGCGCGCAGCTGCTGCAGGTCCTCGACGCCGTACCGGGTGTCGTCTATCAGTTCCTCCGGCATCCGGACGGCAGTGACAGCTATCCGTTCGTCGGCGGCCGCACACGGGAGCTGTTTGGGCTCTCGGCCGATGAGCTGCGTCGCGCACCGCAGCAGATGTTCGCGCAACTCGGGGCCGAAGTGCGCGCCGAACTCGATGCGCGGATCAATGCCGCGGTGGCGACGGGTACCGCCTTCGAACACGAGCTGCCGATCAGCCTGCCAGGACGCGGCCTGCGATGGCTCAAGGTGCAGGGCCAGCCGGCGATCTCCAGCGAAGGCCTGCTCTACACCGGCGTCATTCTGGACGTCACAGAGTCCCATCGCCTCGCCGACGCCCTGCGCCGCAGCCAGCGCCGCGACGCGATGGGCGAGATGGCGGCCGGCATCGCGCACAACTTCAACAACATGCTGGCGGTCATCATCCCAAACATCGAGATGGCGGCCGCCGACGTCGGTGAGGAGACGGCGACATACCTGCGGGAAGCCGAGCGTGCCGCGGCCAACGCCGCCGACCTTGTGCGTCGGATGCTGAACATCGTGCGCGCCGAGCCCGGCGATGCGGATAGCGCCGCAGATCTCGTCGCCGCGGTGCGCGAAGCCCTGCACATCTGCCGGCAGACCTTCGATCGCTCGCTGCGCATCGAGCAGGTGATCGACGTCGACCGCGCGGTCGTGCGCTGCACGCCTGCGGAGCTGCAGCAGTTGGTGCTCAACCTTTGCCTCAACGCGCGCGACGCCATGCTGGACCGCCCCGACCCGACGCTCCGCGTTCGCATTGCGGATGCAGGCTCCAATCGCGTGCGGCTGGAGGTGCAGGACTGTGGTCGCGGGATGTCGCCTGACGTGCTGCGCCGGCTTGGCGAGCCGTTCTTTACGACGAAGGATCCCGGAAAGGGCACGGGACTGGGCGTGGCGACCGTCGTCGCGACGGTCGTCGAGTCGGGCGCGTCGTGGCAGGTGGAGTCCGAGGAGGACCGCGGCACCACGTTCCGCATCGACTGGCCGACGGTCGAAGCACCATCACGGGAGCGCCGCTCGCGCCCGTCGCCGGCGGCCACCACGCTGCAGGGCATCGCGCTCATTGTCGATGACGAGCCGATGGTTCGTGCTGCGCTCGCCCGGTTGGTCCAGCGAGCCGGCTATCACGTCGAGACCGCTGCCAGTGCCGAGGAAGGCCTCGCGCTGGCCGAACGCATCCGCGATGCCGGCCTCAAGGTCATCCTGCTGGATCTCTCGATGCCAGGGATCCCGGGTGCTCAGGCGTTGCCAATGTTCCGCGCGACGGCGCCGAGGGCGCCGGTGATTGTGCTCTCGGGCTACGTGCCGGATCCGGCGGTGCTATCCGGCGCGGCGATGGCGCTGCAAAAGCCCGTGGGATATCGCGCGCTGGTCGACGCCATTCGGCAGGCGACGGGGCAGCTGCAGGCCTGA
- the gtfA gene encoding sucrose phosphorylase produces MPLRNQVQLIAYPHRMGGNLAGLADILETHLAKAVGGVHILPFYPSNADSGFSPLTHKEVDPAYGTWDDIERISRRIDLCADLTINHISDESAEFKDFLEKGMKSEHADLFVHVDQMGDITPDDLAKIHIRKEKEPFREVRLGDGTTDRVWTTFTEKQIDLNYNSPRTYALMEDYVTFLHSKGVKLFRLDAFGYTTKRLGTSCFLVEPEVYEILNWIHRVAERLGADTLPEVHDHPSYQFAISLHGMRPYGFALPPLILHALLDGDSRYLKQWLRMCPRNQVSVLDTHDGICIPDVEGILPQQKIQDLIDNVSQRSADPILRRSAANVHSVGAIYQLTCTFFDALKQNDDAYVTARALQLFAPGIPQVYYAGWLALQNDVERAEETGDPREINRHYLTKDEVDKAAATPLVKRLTRLMEFRSTYPAFQGTFHLQYSNEKSVSIAWKNGDHRCELFADLLFKKSTITYVDPNAGRSLTIKC; encoded by the coding sequence ATGCCGCTTCGCAACCAGGTGCAGTTGATCGCCTATCCCCACCGGATGGGCGGCAACCTTGCCGGACTCGCCGACATCCTCGAGACCCATCTCGCGAAGGCCGTCGGTGGCGTGCACATCCTGCCGTTCTATCCATCCAACGCGGACAGTGGCTTCTCGCCCCTCACGCACAAGGAAGTGGACCCCGCCTACGGCACCTGGGACGACATCGAACGCATCTCCCGGCGCATCGATCTCTGCGCCGACCTCACGATCAACCACATCTCCGACGAGTCGGCCGAGTTCAAGGACTTCCTGGAGAAAGGGATGAAGTCAGAGCACGCCGATCTCTTCGTGCACGTGGACCAGATGGGCGACATCACGCCCGACGACCTCGCCAAGATCCACATCCGCAAGGAGAAGGAGCCTTTCCGCGAGGTGAGGCTCGGCGACGGGACCACCGACCGCGTGTGGACGACCTTCACCGAGAAGCAGATCGACCTGAACTACAACTCGCCGCGCACGTATGCGCTGATGGAGGACTATGTCACGTTCCTCCATTCGAAAGGCGTGAAGCTCTTCCGGCTCGATGCCTTCGGTTACACCACGAAACGACTCGGCACCAGCTGTTTCCTTGTGGAGCCCGAGGTCTACGAGATCCTGAACTGGATCCATCGCGTCGCCGAGCGTCTTGGGGCGGACACCCTGCCCGAGGTGCACGACCATCCGAGCTATCAGTTCGCCATCTCGCTGCACGGGATGCGGCCGTATGGCTTCGCGCTGCCGCCGCTCATCCTGCACGCGCTGCTCGATGGCGACAGCCGCTACCTCAAGCAGTGGCTGCGGATGTGCCCGCGCAACCAGGTGTCCGTGCTCGACACGCACGACGGCATCTGCATTCCCGATGTCGAGGGCATCCTGCCGCAACAGAAGATCCAGGACCTCATCGACAACGTGTCGCAGCGCTCGGCTGATCCCATCCTCCGGCGTTCGGCGGCCAACGTGCACAGCGTGGGCGCCATCTATCAGCTCACTTGCACCTTCTTCGACGCCCTGAAGCAGAACGACGATGCCTACGTGACGGCGCGTGCCCTGCAGCTCTTCGCGCCGGGCATCCCACAGGTCTACTACGCCGGCTGGCTGGCGCTGCAGAACGATGTGGAGCGCGCCGAGGAGACGGGCGACCCGCGGGAGATCAACCGGCACTATCTGACGAAGGACGAGGTGGACAAGGCGGCCGCGACGCCGCTCGTGAAGCGCCTCACGCGACTCATGGAGTTTCGCTCCACGTATCCCGCGTTCCAGGGGACCTTCCACCTGCAGTACTCCAACGAGAAGAGCGTGTCGATCGCCTGGAAGAACGGCGACCACCGCTGCGAGCTCTTCGCCGACCTGTTGTTCAAGAAGTCCACCATCACCTATGTGGACCCGAACGCCGGTCGCAGCCTCACCATCAAGTGTTGA
- a CDS encoding HAD hydrolase family protein has protein sequence MRILATDLDGTFLGGSDAARARLIAHFRDHPDRTLLYVTGRSTDSVARLVEAGRLPRPDAMICDVGAFVAHGDGLPMEGPLLHGIRDAWGNRSDVVRAAFEDTAGLRLQERFGPYRVSYYFDDPAVLPAAQARAAQLGCDGLVSDNLYFDVLPQGVNKGSTLRRLLQEWKVGEEEVLVAGDTLNDLAMLSTGLPAVAVGNSEPGLLERLPAHPRLLRATAHGSDGILEALEHFGTEVVHV, from the coding sequence ATGCGCATACTGGCCACTGACCTCGATGGCACCTTCCTCGGCGGATCCGACGCGGCCCGCGCGCGACTCATCGCGCACTTCCGCGACCACCCTGACCGGACGCTGCTCTATGTGACCGGGCGTTCCACCGACAGCGTGGCGCGCCTGGTCGAGGCCGGACGGCTGCCGCGGCCGGACGCGATGATCTGCGATGTCGGCGCCTTTGTCGCCCACGGAGACGGCTTGCCGATGGAGGGTCCGTTGCTCCACGGCATCCGCGATGCCTGGGGCAACCGCAGCGATGTTGTGCGCGCGGCGTTTGAAGACACGGCCGGCCTGCGATTGCAGGAGCGCTTCGGGCCGTATCGGGTCTCGTACTACTTCGACGACCCGGCGGTGCTGCCGGCGGCGCAGGCGCGTGCCGCGCAGTTGGGTTGCGATGGCCTGGTCTCCGACAACCTGTACTTCGATGTGTTGCCCCAGGGCGTGAACAAGGGCAGCACGCTGCGGCGCCTGCTGCAGGAATGGAAGGTCGGCGAGGAGGAGGTCCTCGTCGCCGGCGATACGCTGAATGATCTCGCGATGCTTAGCACCGGCCTGCCGGCCGTGGCTGTCGGCAACAGCGAGCCGGGCCTGCTCGAGCGCTTGCCCGCCCATCCGCGACTGCTGCGCGCCACTGCGCACGGCAGCGATGGCATCCTCGAGGCGCTCGAACACTTCGGGACCGAGGTGGTCCATGTCTGA
- the ggpS gene encoding glucosylglycerol-phosphate synthase — protein sequence MSELVVVYHRQPFERAIVDGKEVLRSHRSPNGIVPTLRGFFQYFDSGTWVAWTEVPKAKAGKVIANEAVEFAGERYNVAQLGLTKEQVTSFYKVTSKAALWPILHSFVDKFDYDAADWTTFREVNQLFANATCEVASEGATVWVHDYNLWLVPKLIREQRPDLTIAFFHHTPFPSSDVFGVLPWRTEITESLLACDRVGFHIPRYAENFASVARAFGGAVTAGRQPVHERLRPEGWALQESSAVGELQWNGRTIKVDVVPLGVDVPKIEETVNGPVAQARAAEIRAQSGVETILFAVSRVDYTKGTVELLDAYARLLQRRPELVGKVKLFVVCVPPAPGMRIYDEIQATIEQRVGAINGKYSTLNWIPIVLFAQPLGFDELMAWYHAADICWVTPLRDGLNLVAKEFIAANKGEDARLVLSEFTGAAVELEAAILMHPYSARSMDRAIDEALDMPSAEARERMKRLWKATEHHDLSWWTNEMLERFGVALAAGQGAA from the coding sequence ATGTCTGAACTCGTCGTCGTCTACCATCGCCAGCCCTTCGAACGCGCCATCGTGGATGGCAAGGAAGTGCTGCGCAGCCACCGCAGCCCCAACGGGATCGTGCCGACGCTGCGCGGGTTCTTCCAGTACTTCGACAGCGGCACCTGGGTGGCGTGGACGGAGGTACCCAAGGCGAAGGCCGGCAAGGTCATCGCCAACGAGGCCGTGGAGTTCGCCGGCGAGCGCTACAACGTGGCGCAGCTCGGGCTCACCAAGGAACAGGTCACCTCGTTCTACAAAGTGACCTCCAAGGCGGCGCTCTGGCCGATCCTCCACTCCTTCGTGGACAAGTTCGACTACGACGCCGCTGACTGGACGACGTTCCGCGAGGTGAACCAGCTCTTCGCCAACGCCACCTGCGAGGTGGCCAGCGAAGGCGCCACGGTCTGGGTGCACGACTACAACCTCTGGCTGGTGCCCAAGCTCATCCGCGAGCAGCGGCCGGACCTGACCATCGCGTTCTTCCATCACACCCCGTTCCCGAGCTCCGACGTGTTTGGCGTGCTGCCCTGGCGCACGGAGATCACGGAGAGCCTGCTGGCCTGCGACCGTGTCGGTTTCCACATCCCGCGCTACGCCGAGAACTTCGCGTCGGTGGCGCGCGCGTTCGGCGGTGCCGTGACGGCGGGGCGCCAGCCGGTGCACGAGCGGCTGCGGCCCGAGGGTTGGGCGCTGCAGGAGAGCTCGGCGGTCGGCGAGCTGCAGTGGAACGGTCGCACGATCAAGGTCGACGTCGTGCCGTTGGGCGTGGACGTGCCGAAGATCGAGGAGACGGTCAACGGTCCGGTGGCGCAGGCACGCGCGGCGGAGATTCGCGCGCAGTCAGGCGTGGAGACCATTCTCTTTGCCGTCAGTCGCGTGGACTACACCAAGGGCACGGTCGAGCTGCTGGATGCCTACGCGCGCTTGCTCCAGCGCCGACCGGAGCTCGTGGGCAAGGTGAAGCTTTTCGTGGTCTGCGTACCGCCGGCACCGGGCATGCGCATCTACGATGAGATCCAGGCGACGATCGAGCAGCGTGTCGGCGCCATCAACGGCAAGTACTCCACGTTGAACTGGATCCCGATCGTGCTCTTCGCGCAGCCGCTGGGCTTCGATGAGCTGATGGCCTGGTACCACGCGGCGGATATCTGCTGGGTCACGCCGCTGCGCGACGGGCTGAACCTCGTGGCCAAGGAGTTCATCGCGGCCAACAAGGGCGAGGACGCGCGCCTGGTGCTCTCGGAGTTCACGGGCGCGGCGGTCGAACTCGAGGCGGCCATCCTGATGCATCCGTACTCGGCGCGCTCGATGGACCGTGCCATCGACGAGGCGCTGGACATGCCGAGCGCGGAGGCGCGTGAGCGGATGAAGCGCCTGTGGAAGGCGACCGAGCACCACGACCTCTCCTGGTGGACCAACGAGATGCTCGAGCGCTTCGGCGTGGCGTTGGCGGCGGGGCAGGGGGCGGCGTAG
- a CDS encoding sodium/solute symporter (Members of the Solute:Sodium Symporter (SSS), TC 2.A.21 as described in tcdb.org, catalyze solute:Na+ symport. Known solutes for members of the family include sugars, amino acids, nucleosides, inositols, vitamins, urea or anions, depending on the system.): MNWDLLVPILYLAGVAWIGLRVGRGTQDAESLFLAGRGLGFGVVGTSLFASNVSSTTLIGLAGAAYASGIAVASYEWMAALALLFAAVFLVPLYLKSRVLTIPDYIERRFDRRARIYVAGVMIFLSLVVDTAGSLYAGALVLTVFVPELPLWPTLIGLGLFAGLYTAAGGLKAVMLTDALQAIILIIGSVVLTLLTFAEFDYSWANVLAAVPDDHLHMIRPAGDPDLPWPGLVLGLPILGLYYWTTNQYISQRFLAAKNVDHARWGAVFAAGLKLLPLFIMVLPGAMALGLMPDLARPDEVFPTLVRDLLPVGVRGLIIAAVMAAIMSTIDSTLNAASAIAVYDLAGLDKKEVDERRLLRIARGTTLGFMVLSIAWAPLIQRFPGIFAYLQEVFSYVVPPIAAVYLGGVFAKSLTRASAVWALGLGHLAGLALFVASQGGTWPLHFTINAFLLFLVSLAVLFGASALTRGTNEPAPADVRWSASLSAVTPGTAWYADYRLWAALVVAATAASVWVFA, translated from the coding sequence TTGAACTGGGATCTGCTCGTACCGATCCTGTATCTCGCGGGCGTCGCTTGGATCGGCCTCCGGGTCGGCCGCGGCACGCAGGATGCGGAGTCGCTCTTTCTTGCCGGACGCGGGTTGGGCTTCGGCGTCGTCGGCACCTCGCTGTTCGCGTCGAACGTCTCCAGCACCACGCTGATCGGTCTCGCCGGCGCTGCCTACGCGTCTGGCATCGCCGTGGCGAGCTACGAGTGGATGGCGGCCTTGGCGCTGCTCTTCGCCGCGGTGTTCCTCGTGCCGCTCTACCTCAAGTCGCGGGTCCTCACGATCCCCGACTACATCGAGCGACGCTTCGACCGCCGTGCGCGCATCTACGTCGCCGGCGTGATGATCTTCCTCTCGCTGGTCGTGGACACCGCTGGCTCACTCTACGCCGGCGCGCTGGTGCTCACGGTGTTCGTGCCCGAGCTGCCGTTGTGGCCCACGCTCATCGGCCTTGGATTGTTCGCCGGGCTCTACACGGCGGCCGGCGGCCTCAAGGCCGTGATGCTCACCGATGCCTTGCAGGCGATCATCCTGATCATCGGCTCCGTGGTGCTCACGCTGCTGACCTTCGCGGAGTTCGACTACAGTTGGGCGAACGTGTTGGCCGCCGTGCCGGACGACCACCTGCACATGATCCGCCCCGCCGGTGATCCCGACCTGCCCTGGCCAGGCCTCGTGCTCGGCTTGCCAATTCTCGGGCTCTACTACTGGACCACGAACCAGTACATCTCGCAGCGCTTCCTCGCGGCGAAAAACGTGGACCACGCGCGCTGGGGCGCCGTGTTCGCCGCCGGCCTCAAGCTGCTGCCGCTGTTCATCATGGTGCTCCCAGGCGCGATGGCGCTGGGCCTGATGCCCGACCTCGCGCGCCCTGACGAGGTCTTCCCGACGCTCGTGCGCGATCTGCTCCCCGTTGGTGTGCGGGGCCTGATCATCGCTGCCGTGATGGCCGCCATCATGTCCACCATCGACAGCACACTGAACGCGGCATCGGCGATTGCGGTCTACGACCTGGCGGGACTCGACAAGAAGGAAGTCGATGAACGCCGGCTGTTGCGTATCGCGCGGGGCACGACGCTGGGCTTCATGGTGCTGTCGATTGCCTGGGCGCCCTTGATCCAGCGATTCCCCGGCATCTTCGCCTACCTGCAGGAAGTCTTCTCGTACGTGGTGCCGCCGATTGCGGCGGTCTACCTCGGTGGCGTGTTCGCCAAGTCGCTAACGCGCGCCAGTGCCGTGTGGGCGCTGGGCCTCGGGCACCTCGCCGGGCTCGCGCTGTTCGTGGCGTCGCAGGGAGGAACCTGGCCGCTGCACTTCACGATCAACGCCTTCCTCCTGTTCCTGGTCAGCCTCGCGGTGTTGTTCGGCGCGTCCGCGCTGACGCGAGGCACGAATGAGCCAGCGCCGGCCGACGTACGCTGGAGCGCGAGCCTGTCGGCCGTGACACCGGGAACCGCGTGGTATGCGGACTACCGTCTGTGGGCGGCGCTGGTGGTGGCGGCGACGGCGGCGAGCGTGTGGGTGTTCGCGTAG
- the argG gene encoding argininosuccinate synthase has product MATILQRLPVGERVGIAFSGGLDTSAALHWMRAKGAVPYAYTANLGQPDETDYEEIPRKAKQYGAELARLVECRHELVAEGIAAIQSGAFHVSTGGQTYFNTTPLGRAVTGTMLVAAMKEDDVNIWGDGSTYKGNDIERFYRYGLLTNPALKVYKPWLDQAFIDELGGRKEMSEYLVAQGFAYKMSSEKAYSTDSNILGATHEAKDLEFLDKGMHIVQPIMGVAFWKDDVAVKRETVSLRFEDGTPVAINGKSFGSLLDLFYEANAIGGRHGLGMSDQIENRIIEAKSRGIYEAPGMALLFIAYERLVTGIHNEDTIEQYRLHGRKLGRLLYQGRWLDPQALMLRESAQRWVARAVTGEVTLELRRGNDYSIMDTSSPNLTYKPERLTMERGEEFFTPADRIGQLTMRNLDIVDTREKLEVYTKGGLLRGGTGHSVPHLKGAAEESK; this is encoded by the coding sequence GTGGCCACGATCCTCCAGCGCCTCCCCGTCGGGGAGCGCGTCGGCATCGCCTTCTCGGGCGGCCTCGATACCAGCGCCGCGCTCCACTGGATGCGCGCCAAGGGCGCCGTGCCCTACGCCTATACCGCCAACCTCGGCCAGCCGGACGAGACCGACTACGAGGAGATCCCGCGCAAGGCCAAGCAGTACGGCGCGGAACTGGCGCGGCTGGTGGAGTGCCGCCACGAGTTGGTGGCCGAGGGCATCGCCGCCATCCAGAGCGGTGCGTTCCACGTGAGCACCGGCGGACAGACCTACTTCAACACCACGCCGCTGGGCCGCGCCGTCACCGGCACCATGCTGGTCGCCGCGATGAAGGAAGACGACGTCAACATCTGGGGCGACGGCAGCACCTACAAGGGCAACGACATCGAGCGTTTCTATAGATACGGGCTGCTCACCAACCCGGCGCTCAAGGTCTACAAGCCCTGGCTGGATCAGGCGTTCATCGACGAGCTTGGCGGCCGCAAGGAGATGTCCGAGTATCTCGTGGCGCAGGGCTTCGCCTACAAGATGAGCAGTGAGAAGGCCTACTCCACCGATTCCAACATCCTCGGCGCCACGCACGAGGCCAAGGACCTGGAGTTCCTCGACAAGGGCATGCACATCGTGCAGCCCATCATGGGCGTGGCGTTCTGGAAGGACGACGTCGCGGTGAAGCGCGAGACGGTGAGCCTGCGCTTCGAGGATGGCACGCCGGTGGCGATCAACGGCAAGTCGTTCGGATCGCTGCTCGACCTGTTCTACGAGGCGAATGCGATCGGCGGGCGGCACGGGCTCGGGATGAGCGACCAGATCGAGAATCGCATCATCGAGGCGAAGAGCCGTGGGATCTACGAGGCGCCGGGAATGGCGCTGCTGTTCATCGCCTACGAGCGCCTCGTGACCGGCATCCACAACGAGGACACGATCGAGCAGTACCGCCTGCACGGCCGCAAGCTCGGCCGCCTGCTCTACCAGGGGCGCTGGCTGGACCCGCAGGCGCTGATGCTGCGTGAGAGCGCGCAGCGTTGGGTGGCGCGCGCGGTGACGGGCGAGGTCACGCTCGAGCTGCGGCGCGGCAACGACTACTCGATCATGGACACCTCGAGCCCGAACCTCACCTACAAGCCCGAGCGCCTCACGATGGAGCGCGGCGAGGAGTTCTTCACGCCAGCCGACCGCATCGGGCAGCTCACCATGCGCAACCTCGACATCGTGGACACGCGCGAGAAGCTTGAGGTCTACACCAAGGGCGGCCTGCTGCGCGGCGGCACGGGGCACAGTGTACCGCACCTCAAGGGCGCGGCGGAGGAGTCGAAGTAG